In Tiliqua scincoides isolate rTilSci1 chromosome 1, rTilSci1.hap2, whole genome shotgun sequence, the following are encoded in one genomic region:
- the APIP gene encoding methylthioribulose-1-phosphate dehydratase isoform X1, whose translation MAERQDCSCPGGGGGDGAEEKLHPRNLIPELCQLFYHLGWVTGTGGGISMKHGNEIYIAPSGVQKERIQPEDMFVCDIEEQDISGPPLHKKLKKSQCTPLFMNAYTMRGAGAVIHTHSKAAVMATLLYPGNEFRITHQEMIKGIKKCTTGGYFRYDDTLVVPIVENTPEEKDLKERMAQAMNKHPDSCAVLVRRHGVYVWGETWEKAKTMCECYDYLFDIAVQMRQHGLDPTAVPHEENGII comes from the exons ATGGCTGAGAGGCAGGACTGCAGCTGCCCAGGCGGGGGCGGCGGTGATGGAGCTGAG gAGAAGTTGCACCCAAGGAATTTGATCCCAGAGCTTTGTCAGCTGTTCTATCACTTAGGATGGGTTACAGGAACTGGGGGAGGAATCAGCATGAAGCATGG CAATGAGATCTATATTGCTCCCTCTGGTGTCCAAAAAGAAAGAATCCAG CCTGAAGATATGTTTGTGTGTGACATAGAAGAACAGGACATCAGTGGACCTCCACTGCATAAGAAATTAAAGAAGAGTCAGTGCACACCTCTCTTCATGAATGCTTACACCATGAGAG GAGCAGGGGCAGTGATCCATACTCACTCCAAAGCTGCTGTTATGGCCACACTTCTGTATCCAGGAAATGAGTTTAGAATTACTCATCAGGAGATGATTAAAGGAATCAAGAAATGTACCACAGGTGGATATTTCAG atatgaTGATACCTTAGTGGTTCCTATAGTTGAGAACACACCTGAAGAAAAAGACTTGAAAGAGAGAATGGCACAGGCAATGAACAAGCATCCAGACTCTTGTGCTGTCCTGGTCAGGCGTCATGGAGTTTATGTTTGGGGAGAAACTTGGGAAAAAGCAAAAACCAT GTGTGAATGTTATGACTACCTCTTTGATATTGCGGTACAAATGAGGCAACATGGGCTTGATCCTACTGCAGTTCCACATGAAGAAAATGGGATCATTTAA
- the APIP gene encoding methylthioribulose-1-phosphate dehydratase isoform X2: MAERQDCSCPGGGGGDGAEEKLHPRNLIPELCQLFYHLGWVTGTGGGISMKHGNEIYIAPSGVQKERIQPEDMFVCDIEEQDISGPPLHKKLKKSQCTPLFMNAYTMRGAGAVIHTHSKAAVMATLLYPGNEFRITHQEMIKGIKKCTTGGYFRYDDTLVVPIVENTPEEKDLKERMAQAMNKHPDSCAVLVRRHGVYVWGETWEKAKTIVLAANL, encoded by the exons ATGGCTGAGAGGCAGGACTGCAGCTGCCCAGGCGGGGGCGGCGGTGATGGAGCTGAG gAGAAGTTGCACCCAAGGAATTTGATCCCAGAGCTTTGTCAGCTGTTCTATCACTTAGGATGGGTTACAGGAACTGGGGGAGGAATCAGCATGAAGCATGG CAATGAGATCTATATTGCTCCCTCTGGTGTCCAAAAAGAAAGAATCCAG CCTGAAGATATGTTTGTGTGTGACATAGAAGAACAGGACATCAGTGGACCTCCACTGCATAAGAAATTAAAGAAGAGTCAGTGCACACCTCTCTTCATGAATGCTTACACCATGAGAG GAGCAGGGGCAGTGATCCATACTCACTCCAAAGCTGCTGTTATGGCCACACTTCTGTATCCAGGAAATGAGTTTAGAATTACTCATCAGGAGATGATTAAAGGAATCAAGAAATGTACCACAGGTGGATATTTCAG atatgaTGATACCTTAGTGGTTCCTATAGTTGAGAACACACCTGAAGAAAAAGACTTGAAAGAGAGAATGGCACAGGCAATGAACAAGCATCCAGACTCTTGTGCTGTCCTGGTCAGGCGTCATGGAGTTTATGTTTGGGGAGAAACTTGGGAAAAAGCAAAAACCAT AGTGTTAGCAGCAAATTTGTGA